One window of the Flavobacteriales bacterium genome contains the following:
- a CDS encoding gliding motility-associated C-terminal domain-containing protein — protein sequence MIRKFLAFLLFISFGTSLLASHLIGGSLGYEYLGKVGANYRYKVKLTVYNNCDTNSQIPLPVPTQTVGIYLQDIPNNPMGGGNKTFFQSLTLNLIDSNEVIPPTSSGCAIGQSVCIFKGVYEATVDLPLNFNGYHLYFENFARNAAITNLSNPGGTAMAFHAYIAPSLVNNSTPVFLDDPVPFLCVNDTVSILNTAIDPDGDQLIFSFVTPMAGNGTNPSPLPWAITPTLYNGGYSTAQPFGAGGFSFINGGNGLTQYMAPNLGNYVVAVEIREFRAGRLIGVSRRDLQLLVITCPPNPAPNLSSTGGSGTTQYSIEECGSLNFPVTFTDANGDSLTLTATGQIFNSSFVNPPATIDSLVVGDSTVTASFNWQSSCGTSQALPYLFNISVTDNGCPPKTTNVIYEITVTPPTPPTIINGTNTVCANSTSTYTTNTITGSTYNWNIIGGSINSGQGTNSINVTWGSVGTGTVEVNSLSACGCPSVIIDTNVTIIAPPIVNAGSDTNICLGDTIQIGGSPTGPFGSTYLWTPNTNINNTAVPNPLVWPSISGSYIVTVTNSVCTAKDTINITVGSITLDAGNDTSVCIGGSVQLNATGGNIYSWSPVTGLSNPNIANPVATPLTTTTYQVTVTDALGCSGIDTVLVTVHPLPTINAGNDTAICIGSSAQLNATGGTNYLWTPSAGLSDTTISNPIASPTATTTYFVFATDINSCANFDSVIVSVNSLPIISAGFDSTICVGDTTQLNASGGNTYAWSPSAGLSNPNISNPLAFPSATTSYIVTGTDINLCVNTDTVVVNVNSLPTVNAGNDTSFCIGGSVQLNASGATSYLWTPSAGLSDTTISNPIASPGSSTNYMVTGTDGNSCVNTDTVLVTVHPLPTINAGNDTAICIGSSAQLNATGGTNYLWTPSAGLSDTTISNPIASPTATTTYFVFATDINSCANFDSVIVSVNSLPIISAGFDSTICFGDTTQLNASGGNAYAWSPIAGLSNPNISNPLAFPSATTSYIVTGTDINLCVNTDTVVVNVNSLPTVNAGNDTSFCIGGSVQLNASGATSYLWTPSAGLSDTTISNPIASPGSSTNYLVMGTDGNSCVNTDTVLVTVHPLPTINAGNDTAICIGSSAQLNATGGTNYLWTPSAGLSDTTISNPIASPTATTTYFVFATDINSCANFDSVIVSVNSLPIISAGFDSTICVGDTTQLNASGGNAYAWSPIAGLSNPNISNPLAFPSATTSYIVTGTDINLCVNTDTVVVNVNSLPTVNAGNDTSFCIGGSVQLNASGATSYLWTPSAGLSDTTISNPIASPGSSTNYMVTGTDGNSCVNTDTVLVTVHPLPTINAGNDTAICIGSSAQLNATGGTNYLWTPSAGLSDTTISNPIASPTATTTYFVFATDINSCANFDSVIVSVNSLPIISAGFDSTICVGDTTQLNASGGNTYAWSPSAGLSNPNISNPLAFPSATTSYIVTGTDINLCVNTDTVVVNVNSLPTITIGTTDTVYRCIGDSIQLIATGGINYVWTPNTFITNNSIFNPFVYPPNTITYFVKGTDANSCSNTDSIIVSVFTIPDLTNTTICIGDSLQLNAFGPSNAAYTWSPTINLSNPNISNPFTNTPNTITYTVTVQDINGCSDSTSLTVVAVDKPIADFTFETSLACDGILVNFNNQSLLANSFLWNFGDGQTSTLVNPSHVFNYGTSNNTVLTATNLNGCFSTFSLPIVNGNFEDLFDVTPSSVFTPNRDGFNDLFRLDLPKNLSTCVNVQIFNRWGMLVFEAINQNIGWDGRTTTGDEVPAGTYYYIVEINGITKKGALTLFR from the coding sequence ATGATTCGCAAGTTTCTAGCATTTTTATTATTTATTTCCTTTGGAACATCCCTATTAGCATCGCATCTAATTGGTGGTAGCCTTGGATATGAATACCTTGGTAAAGTCGGGGCAAATTACCGTTACAAAGTAAAGCTAACCGTTTACAACAACTGTGACACCAATTCTCAAATCCCATTACCAGTTCCAACCCAAACCGTTGGTATCTATCTTCAAGATATACCTAACAACCCTATGGGGGGAGGAAACAAAACATTTTTCCAATCATTAACCTTAAATTTAATTGACAGTAATGAAGTAATACCTCCTACATCAAGTGGCTGTGCTATTGGCCAATCTGTTTGTATATTCAAGGGAGTTTATGAAGCTACTGTTGATTTACCTCTAAATTTTAATGGTTATCATTTGTATTTCGAAAATTTTGCTAGAAATGCAGCTATTACAAATTTGTCTAATCCTGGAGGAACTGCAATGGCATTTCATGCATACATTGCACCTTCGTTAGTAAACAATAGTACCCCAGTTTTTCTTGATGATCCCGTACCTTTTTTATGTGTAAACGATACGGTATCTATTCTAAACACAGCAATAGATCCTGATGGCGATCAATTGATTTTTTCTTTTGTAACTCCAATGGCTGGTAACGGAACAAATCCAAGTCCACTACCTTGGGCTATTACACCAACACTTTATAATGGTGGGTACTCTACTGCACAACCCTTTGGTGCTGGTGGTTTCTCATTTATAAATGGCGGAAATGGTTTAACACAATATATGGCTCCAAACCTTGGCAATTACGTTGTAGCTGTGGAAATTAGAGAGTTTAGAGCTGGGAGATTAATAGGTGTATCTCGTAGAGATTTGCAATTATTAGTTATAACTTGTCCTCCTAACCCTGCTCCAAATTTATCATCTACGGGTGGAAGTGGTACTACTCAATATAGTATAGAAGAGTGTGGAAGTTTAAATTTCCCTGTAACATTTACTGATGCCAATGGCGATAGTTTGACATTAACAGCTACAGGACAAATATTCAATTCATCTTTTGTTAATCCGCCTGCCACCATCGATTCTTTAGTTGTTGGAGATTCCACCGTTACAGCAAGTTTTAATTGGCAATCATCATGTGGAACATCACAAGCCTTGCCTTATTTGTTTAATATATCTGTTACGGATAATGGTTGTCCCCCTAAAACAACTAACGTAATTTATGAAATTACAGTAACCCCTCCCACACCTCCAACCATTATTAATGGAACAAATACAGTCTGTGCCAATAGTACCTCAACTTATACCACCAACACCATAACTGGGTCCACTTATAATTGGAATATTATAGGAGGAAGCATAAACTCAGGACAAGGTACAAATTCAATTAATGTAACTTGGGGTTCGGTAGGAACTGGAACTGTTGAAGTAAACAGTCTAAGTGCTTGTGGATGCCCTTCTGTAATTATTGATACTAATGTTACCATAATAGCTCCTCCAATTGTAAATGCTGGTTCAGACACCAATATTTGTTTGGGTGATACTATCCAAATTGGAGGAAGTCCAACAGGTCCATTCGGCTCCACTTATTTGTGGACACCAAATACTAACATTAATAATACTGCTGTTCCAAATCCATTAGTTTGGCCTAGTATTTCTGGAAGTTATATTGTTACCGTTACAAATAGTGTTTGTACTGCAAAAGATACCATAAATATTACCGTTGGCTCGATTACGTTAGATGCTGGTAATGATACCAGTGTTTGTATTGGTGGCTCGGTTCAGCTCAATGCAACAGGTGGAAATATTTATAGTTGGAGCCCTGTTACAGGATTATCAAATCCTAATATTGCTAATCCTGTAGCTACACCATTAACTACAACTACCTATCAAGTAACTGTTACAGATGCATTAGGATGTTCTGGAATCGACACCGTTTTAGTGACTGTTCATCCGCTTCCTACTATTAATGCGGGTAATGATACCGCTATTTGTATCGGCTCTTCGGCGCAGCTTAATGCTACTGGGGGTACAAATTATTTATGGACGCCTTCGGCTGGCTTGTCGGATACCACCATTAGTAATCCTATTGCTTCGCCAACTGCTACTACCACTTATTTTGTTTTTGCTACCGATATCAACTCTTGTGCGAACTTCGATTCTGTTATTGTTTCGGTTAACTCGCTACCTATCATTTCTGCTGGGTTTGATTCTACCATCTGTGTCGGGGATACTACTCAGCTTAATGCTTCGGGAGGTAATACTTATGCTTGGTCGCCTAGTGCTGGATTATCAAACCCCAACATTAGTAACCCGCTTGCTTTCCCTTCTGCTACTACTTCTTACATCGTTACTGGTACGGATATTAACCTTTGTGTTAATACCGATACCGTTGTCGTGAATGTTAATTCGCTGCCAACTGTTAATGCTGGTAATGATACTTCGTTCTGTATTGGTGGTTCGGTACAACTTAATGCTTCGGGGGCTACTTCTTATTTGTGGACGCCTTCGGCTGGTTTATCGGATACTACCATTAGCAATCCTATTGCTAGCCCTGGTTCTTCTACCAACTACATGGTTACGGGTACTGATGGTAATTCTTGTGTTAATACCGACACCGTTTTAGTGACTGTTCATCCGCTTCCTACTATTAATGCTGGTAATGATACTGCTATTTGTATCGGCTCTTCGGCGCAGCTTAATGCTACTGGTGGTACAAATTATTTATGGACGCCTTCGGCTGGCTTGTCAGATACCACCATTAGTAACCCTATTGCTTCGCCAACTGCTACTACCACTTATTTTGTTTTTGCTACCGATATCAACTCTTGTGCGAACTTCGATTCTGTTATTGTTTCGGTTAACTCGCTGCCTATCATTTCTGCTGGTTTTGATTCTACCATCTGTTTTGGTGATACTACTCAGCTTAATGCTTCGGGGGGTAATGCTTATGCTTGGTCGCCTATTGCTGGCTTATCAAACCCCAACATTAGTAACCCGCTTGCTTTCCCTTCTGCTACTACTTCTTACATCGTTACTGGTACGGATATTAACCTTTGTGTTAATACCGATACCGTTGTCGTGAATGTTAATTCATTGCCAACTGTTAATGCTGGTAATGATACTTCGTTCTGTATTGGTGGTTCGGTGCAACTTAATGCTTCAGGAGCTACTTCTTATCTTTGGACGCCTTCGGCTGGTTTATCGGATACTACCATTAGCAATCCTATTGCTAGTCCTGGTTCTTCTACCAACTACTTGGTTATGGGTACTGATGGTAATTCTTGTGTTAATACCGACACCGTTTTAGTGACTGTTCATCCGCTTCCTACTATTAATGCAGGTAATGATACCGCTATTTGTATCGGCTCTTCTGCGCAGCTTAATGCTACTGGGGGTACAAATTATTTATGGACGCCTTCGGCTGGCTTGTCAGATACAACCATTAGTAATCCTATTGCTTCGCCAACTGCTACTACCACTTATTTTGTTTTTGCTACCGATATCAACTCTTGTGCGAACTTCGATTCTGTTATTGTTTCGGTTAACTCGCTGCCTATCATTTCTGCTGGTTTTGATTCTACTATCTGTGTCGGGGATACTACTCAGCTTAATGCTTCGGGGGGTAATGCTTATGCTTGGTCACCTATTGCTGGATTATCGAACCCTAACATTAGTAACCCGCTTGCTTTCCCTTCTGCTACCACTTCTTACATCGTTACCGGTACGGATATTAACCTTTGCGTTAATACCGATACCGTTGTCGTGAATGTTAATTCGCTGCCAACTGTTAATGCTGGTAATGATACTTCGTTCTGTATTGGTGGTTCGGTACAACTTAATGCTTCGGGGGCTACTTCTTATTTGTGGACGCCTTCGGCTGGTTTATCGGATACTACCATTAGCAATCCTATTGCTAGCCCTGGTTCTTCTACCAACTACATGGTTACGGGTACTGATGGTAATTCTTGTGTTAATACCGACACCGTTTTAGTGACTGTTCATCCGCTTCCTACTATTAATGCAGGTAATGATACCGCTATTTGTATCGGCTCTTCTGCGCAGCTTAATGCTACTGGGGGTACAAATTATTTATGGACGCCTTCGGCTGGCTTGTCGGATACCACCATTAGTAATCCTATTGCTTCGCCAACTGCTACTACCACTTATTTTGTTTTTGCTACCGATATCAACTCTTGTGCGAACTTCGATTCTGTTATTGTTTCGGTTAACTCGCTGCCTATCATTTCTGCTGGGTTTGATTCTACCATCTGTGTCGGGGATACTACTCAGCTTAATGCTTCGGGAGGTAATACTTATGCTTGGTCGCCTAGTGCTGGATTATCAAACCCCAACATTAGTAACCCGCTTGCTTTCCCTTCTGCTACTACTTCTTACATCGTTACTGGTACGGATATTAACCTTTGTGTTAATACCGATACCGTTGTCGTGAATGTTAATTCGCTGCCAACTATCACTATAGGAACAACGGATACCGTTTATCGTTGTATTGGAGACTCAATACAACTAATTGCCACAGGCGGAATAAATTACGTTTGGACACCAAATACTTTTATTACAAATAATTCAATTTTTAATCCATTTGTATATCCACCAAATACAATAACCTACTTTGTAAAAGGAACAGATGCCAATTCTTGCTCTAATACTGATTCTATTATTGTTTCTGTATTTACTATTCCTGACCTTACTAATACCACAATTTGTATTGGCGATAGTCTACAGTTAAATGCTTTTGGTCCGTCAAATGCGGCATACACCTGGTCTCCAACTATAAATTTATCTAATCCAAACATCTCTAATCCATTTACCAATACACCTAATACTATTACATATACAGTTACAGTACAAGATATCAATGGCTGCTCAGATTCTACTTCGTTAACCGTTGTTGCTGTTGATAAACCAATTGCAGATTTCACTTTTGAAACATCTTTAGCTTGTGATGGAATATTAGTTAACTTTAATAACCAAAGTTTATTGGCAAATTCATTTTTATGGAATTTTGGAGATGGTCAAACATCTACATTAGTAAATCCTAGCCATGTTTTTAATTATGGAACAAGCAACAATACCGTTTTAACTGCAACAAATCTAAACGGATGTTTTAGTACATTCTCTTTACCAATTGTTAATGGCAACTTTGAAGATTTATTTGATGTTACTCCATCAAGTGTTTTTACTCCTAATAGGGATGGATTTAATGATTTGTTTAGACTCGATTTACCTAAGAATTTAAGTACTTGCGTAAATGTTCAAATATTTAACCGTTGGGGAATGTTGGTTTTTGAAGCAATCAATCAGAATATTGGTTGGGATGGACGAACAACAACAGGTGATGAAGTACCAGCTGGAACCTATTACTACATTGTAGAAATTAATGGAATTACTAAAAAAGGTGCCTTAACGCTATTTAGATAA
- a CDS encoding ABC transporter ATP-binding protein — protein MLHVKRVYKNYASHTALHNVSLHIPQQSIFGLLGPNGAGKTSLIRIINQITAPDKGEVFFERELLSPKHIGQIGYLPEERGLYKKMQVGEQALYLAQLKGMSKQEATIKLKQWFQKFEIDGWWNKKVEELSKGMAQKVQFITTVLHEPKLLILDEPFSGFDPINANLIKKEILELREKGSTIIFSTHNMESVEEICDHIALINKSKKILDGKVTEIKDAYRSNSYEIIFEGNMIAFSTALWTGFEILSTTTDRGRTHVKVKGTDDKMSVNALIGALLNHVRIISVHELTPSMNEIFIQKVGEINPADLSEGGSDE, from the coding sequence ATTTTACATGTAAAAAGGGTTTATAAAAATTATGCATCTCATACGGCTCTACATAATGTGTCGTTGCATATCCCTCAGCAGAGTATTTTTGGGCTTTTAGGTCCGAATGGAGCTGGAAAAACTTCGTTGATTAGAATTATAAATCAAATAACTGCACCCGATAAAGGGGAAGTTTTTTTTGAACGAGAATTATTATCGCCAAAACATATTGGACAAATTGGGTATTTGCCAGAAGAGAGAGGTTTGTATAAAAAAATGCAGGTTGGTGAACAAGCGTTGTACCTTGCTCAATTAAAAGGGATGAGCAAACAAGAAGCTACAATTAAACTAAAGCAATGGTTTCAAAAATTTGAAATAGATGGTTGGTGGAATAAAAAAGTAGAAGAGCTTTCGAAAGGGATGGCGCAAAAAGTACAGTTTATTACTACGGTATTACACGAACCTAAATTGTTGATTTTAGACGAACCGTTCAGTGGTTTTGACCCCATCAATGCCAATTTAATTAAGAAAGAAATTTTAGAATTGAGAGAGAAGGGTTCTACCATTATTTTTTCTACGCACAACATGGAATCGGTGGAAGAAATATGCGACCATATTGCGTTAATTAACAAATCAAAAAAAATTTTAGACGGAAAAGTAACCGAAATTAAAGATGCTTATCGTTCAAATAGTTATGAAATAATTTTTGAAGGCAACATGATTGCTTTTTCAACGGCATTATGGACTGGTTTCGAAATTTTATCAACCACTACCGATAGGGGTAGAACTCATGTGAAAGTAAAAGGAACAGATGATAAAATGAGTGTGAATGCTTTAATAGGAGCATTGCTTAACCATGTCAGAATTATTTCTGTTCATGAATTAACACCTAGTATGAATGAAATTTTTATTCAAAAAGTAGGCGAAATTAATCCAGCAGATTTAAGTGAAGGAGGTTCAGATGAATAA
- a CDS encoding PKD domain-containing protein: MKRFYFVLCIVLIFSILKVNATAITIGNGVSTNTPTTYPAPYGNWYFGAKHQFLILASELNAAGMTAGTITKLSFKVNTPNGVTMQGFTIAMKQTASTTISAFETGLTTVLVPQSYTDVTALNTHTFTTPFVWNGTSNIIVQTCFNNTSYTQNAMFLLSSTSFQSSIWTYADQAGVCGRTTVDGFASQRPNMVFEWNGLNLPPTASFTANPTTSCSGLVSFTDSSTDNPTSWLWYFGDGTTSNSQNPSHTYLSNGVYNVSLKACNANGCDSVYYPNYITVNTSGSFPVAASCTPSTLTYCCGFGISKVIFNTINNSSNDGIDGYSSFTCAQTTVYEGQSYLLKIETTAPSTQNYTAWIDYNNDGVFNNTNEKVLTKTSQLNVTSTINIPTGAVLNTPLRMRISADYDFSAQPTACGNLDYGQAEDYTVIINQNSNPPTPIFVADNTTSCSGTICFTDQSINAPTSWLWNFGDGNTSNQQNPCHTYSSSGVYTVSLTVSNTNGTNTDSIVNYITVNTASQVVSASCSPSTLAYCCGYGITNVNFNTISNSSNDAAEGYKDFSCTKQTTVNEGNSYLLSISTGISNAQDTRAWIDFNNDGVFNNTNELVLNSSSQYNPSGNIVIPTGAVLNTPLRMRISSDVVGTAQSGCTNNDFGQTEDYGIIIQPNNTAPNSNFTASQTTACSQTINFTDLSTNLPTTWKWYFGDGTTSNLQNPSHLYLTQGYFTVSLVTTNAFGSDSTAFINYIRIVCFDTIPITGNNLITQCNGKLMDNGGLSNYADNSDGSVTIQPVGASKVSLTFISFDFENNFDSIVVYDGPSIASPRIAKFTGTTIPFPITSTGNSITIRQKSDFTLNRAGFELDWSCLPVGIDAVATNETEFKVYPNPAKNIVNIKAPSGTNIKIDRIMLINTVGQVIQDYRISDTSIQLNVEGLPKGLYFINISSNNTEVIKKLNIQ, from the coding sequence ATGAAAAGATTTTATTTTGTTTTATGTATTGTGCTAATCTTCTCAATACTAAAAGTAAACGCTACAGCTATCACTATTGGTAATGGTGTTTCTACAAACACTCCCACCACCTACCCCGCACCATATGGAAACTGGTACTTTGGAGCAAAACATCAGTTTTTAATTTTAGCGAGTGAATTAAATGCTGCAGGAATGACTGCTGGTACTATTACAAAACTTTCGTTTAAAGTTAATACTCCAAATGGCGTTACCATGCAAGGATTTACCATTGCTATGAAACAAACTGCCTCAACCACAATTTCGGCATTTGAAACCGGATTAACAACTGTATTAGTACCACAAAGCTACACCGATGTTACGGCATTGAATACCCATACTTTTACAACTCCTTTTGTGTGGAATGGTACATCTAATATTATTGTGCAAACTTGTTTTAACAATACCAGTTATACTCAAAATGCTATGTTTCTTTTAAGTTCGACTTCTTTCCAAAGTTCCATTTGGACTTATGCCGACCAAGCTGGGGTTTGTGGAAGAACTACTGTGGATGGATTTGCTTCTCAACGACCAAATATGGTTTTTGAATGGAATGGTTTAAACTTACCTCCAACTGCAAGTTTTACTGCAAATCCAACAACCAGTTGTTCAGGTTTAGTTTCATTTACTGATTCATCAACTGACAACCCTACAAGTTGGCTTTGGTATTTTGGTGATGGTACTACAAGTAATTCACAAAATCCATCGCACACTTACTTAAGCAATGGTGTTTATAATGTTTCGCTTAAAGCTTGTAATGCTAATGGTTGCGATTCGGTTTATTATCCAAATTATATTACTGTAAATACTTCAGGATCATTTCCAGTTGCTGCTTCATGCACTCCATCAACTTTAACGTATTGTTGTGGTTTTGGTATAAGTAAAGTCATTTTTAACACCATAAATAACTCTTCAAACGATGGAATAGATGGTTATAGCAGTTTTACCTGTGCCCAAACTACTGTTTATGAAGGTCAGTCTTATTTGTTGAAAATTGAAACTACAGCACCTTCAACACAAAACTATACAGCATGGATTGATTACAACAACGATGGTGTATTTAATAATACCAACGAAAAAGTGTTAACCAAAACATCACAATTAAATGTTACCTCAACTATTAATATTCCTACTGGAGCAGTACTAAATACTCCTCTTCGAATGAGGATTTCTGCTGATTACGATTTTAGTGCACAACCAACTGCTTGTGGAAATTTAGATTACGGACAAGCAGAAGATTATACTGTTATTATCAATCAAAATTCCAATCCTCCAACACCAATTTTTGTGGCGGACAATACTACATCATGTAGTGGAACAATATGTTTTACCGACCAATCAATAAATGCTCCTACAAGTTGGCTATGGAATTTTGGAGATGGTAATACCTCTAATCAACAAAACCCTTGTCACACATACAGTTCAAGCGGTGTTTATACCGTTTCATTAACAGTTTCTAATACCAATGGAACAAATACAGATTCAATTGTTAATTACATTACAGTTAATACTGCTTCACAAGTCGTTAGTGCATCTTGCTCACCTTCAACCTTAGCTTATTGTTGTGGTTATGGTATAACTAATGTTAATTTTAACACCATTTCTAACAGTAGTAATGATGCTGCCGAAGGGTATAAAGATTTTTCTTGTACAAAACAAACTACCGTAAATGAAGGTAATTCATATTTGCTTTCTATTTCAACAGGAATAAGTAATGCACAAGATACCAGAGCTTGGATTGATTTTAATAATGATGGAGTATTTAACAACACTAATGAATTGGTTTTAAACTCCTCTAGCCAATATAACCCTAGCGGAAATATAGTAATTCCAACTGGAGCTGTTTTAAACACTCCATTGAGAATGAGAATTTCTTCTGATGTAGTTGGAACGGCTCAATCGGGTTGTACCAATAACGATTTTGGTCAAACCGAAGATTATGGAATAATCATTCAACCAAATAATACTGCTCCAAATAGCAATTTTACTGCTTCTCAAACTACTGCTTGCTCTCAAACTATCAATTTTACCGATCTAAGCACTAATTTACCTACAACTTGGAAGTGGTATTTTGGCGATGGAACTACAAGTAATTTACAAAATCCATCTCACTTGTATTTAACACAAGGATACTTTACTGTAAGTTTGGTTACCACTAATGCTTTTGGTTCTGATTCTACTGCTTTTATCAACTACATTAGAATAGTTTGTTTTGATACTATTCCGATTACTGGTAACAATTTAATTACTCAATGTAATGGAAAGTTGATGGACAATGGAGGTTTATCTAACTATGCTGACAACTCTGATGGTTCAGTTACTATTCAACCAGTTGGAGCATCAAAAGTGAGTTTAACATTTATTTCATTCGATTTTGAAAACAACTTTGATTCGATAGTTGTTTATGACGGACCATCAATAGCAAGCCCACGTATTGCTAAGTTTACTGGAACTACCATACCATTTCCGATTACTTCTACAGGAAATAGTATAACAATTAGACAAAAAAGTGATTTCACATTAAACAGAGCTGGATTTGAATTGGATTGGTCGTGTCTACCTGTAGGTATTGATGCTGTTGCAACAAACGAAACTGAATTTAAGGTTTATCCAAATCCAGCCAAAAACATTGTAAATATTAAAGCTCCAAGCGGAACTAATATAAAAATTGACCGCATAATGCTAATTAATACTGTTGGACAAGTAATACAAGATTATAGAATTTCGGATACATCAATACAACTTAATGTTGAAGGACTACCTAAAGGTTTGTATTTTATAAACATCTCTTCAAATAATACTGAAGTAATCAAAAAATTAAACATACAATGA
- a CDS encoding ABC transporter permease, translating to MNKIFLIIKREYLTRVKKKSFVIMTLLGPLLMAALMIVPVWIGMKDKDFQIIEVIDETGLFIDQFEDTKTLRFEQQFVDIEMAKDSFYESKYTSILHITGIGKESTAKMYYKKQPGINTVSKIETTIEDGIRNIELKEQFNISREQLEKIQPNVTVETIFRNADGAEETKSSTISTVLGFGAAIIIYMFIFLYGVQVMRGVIEEKTSRIVEIIISSVKPFQLMLGKIVGIAMVGLTQFLLWIILTGIIISIAQVLLNQNIEVADTAAIEEVMKAQGAGNVNTTNMAGQIQSIIDEIPIVKLLVSFLFYFLGGYLLYGALFAAVGSAVDSEADTQQFMMPITIPLIFAFVVAQTVIQNPDGAMAFWLSLFPLTSPIIMMVRIPFGVETWELLLSMVLLILGFVGTTWMAGKIYRTGILMYGKKVSYKELWKWLFFKG from the coding sequence ATGAATAAAATATTTTTAATCATAAAACGCGAATACTTAACAAGAGTCAAAAAGAAATCATTTGTAATCATGACCTTATTAGGACCGTTATTAATGGCTGCATTAATGATAGTTCCTGTTTGGATAGGCATGAAAGATAAAGACTTTCAAATTATTGAAGTGATTGATGAAACAGGCTTGTTTATTGACCAATTTGAAGACACAAAAACACTACGTTTTGAGCAGCAATTTGTAGATATTGAAATGGCAAAAGATTCATTTTATGAATCAAAATACACTTCCATTTTACATATAACTGGGATAGGAAAAGAGTCGACAGCGAAGATGTATTACAAAAAACAGCCAGGAATCAACACAGTATCAAAAATTGAAACAACCATTGAGGATGGGATACGAAATATTGAATTGAAAGAGCAGTTTAATATATCTCGAGAACAGCTTGAAAAAATTCAACCCAATGTTACGGTCGAAACCATTTTTAGAAACGCTGATGGTGCTGAAGAAACCAAGAGTTCCACAATTAGTACAGTTTTGGGATTTGGTGCAGCCATTATTATTTATATGTTTATCTTCTTATATGGTGTTCAAGTAATGAGAGGTGTTATTGAAGAAAAAACAAGTAGAATTGTTGAAATAATTATTTCTTCGGTTAAACCTTTTCAGTTAATGTTGGGTAAAATAGTGGGTATTGCTATGGTTGGCTTAACACAGTTTTTACTCTGGATTATTTTAACAGGAATTATTATTTCTATAGCACAAGTGCTATTAAATCAAAATATTGAAGTGGCTGATACTGCTGCAATAGAAGAAGTGATGAAAGCACAAGGAGCAGGAAATGTAAATACAACAAATATGGCTGGACAAATCCAATCCATAATTGATGAAATTCCGATTGTTAAGTTGCTAGTTTCGTTCTTGTTTTACTTTTTAGGAGGGTATTTGTTGTACGGCGCTTTGTTTGCAGCAGTAGGTTCTGCGGTTGATAGCGAAGCGGATACGCAACAATTTATGATGCCTATAACCATTCCTCTAATATTTGCTTTTGTGGTTGCACAAACCGTTATTCAAAACCCTGATGGAGCAATGGCATTTTGGTTATCTTTATTTCCATTAACTTCACCTATTATTATGATGGTTAGAATTCCATTTGGAGTAGAAACTTGGGAGTTACTTTTATCAATGGTTTTATTGATATTAGGGTTTGTTGGCACCACTTGGATGGCTGGAAAAATTTACCGAACAGGAATTTTAATGTACGGAAAAAAGGTAAGTTATAAAGAGCTTTGGAAATGGCTTTTTTTTAAAGGATAA